Proteins encoded by one window of Streptacidiphilus sp. PB12-B1b:
- a CDS encoding TIGR00730 family Rossman fold protein — translation MRKVAEKRRGPVLLRGDQVDTGTTDQRLLDSAQDSDWLHTDPWRVMRIQSEFVEGFGALAELGPAVSVFGSARTAVGSAEYAAGVSIGRALVDAGYAVITGGGPGAMESANRGAHEAGGISVGLGIELPFEQGLNQYVDLGLNFRYFFVRKTMFVKYSQGFIVLPGGFGTLDELFEALTLVQTHKVTRFPVILFGVDYWSGLVDWIRNTLVADGKASANDLELFRLTDSVEEAMDILAEAARRNGKHHLQPAHNPE, via the coding sequence ATGAGGAAGGTGGCGGAGAAGCGGCGCGGCCCGGTGCTGCTCCGCGGCGACCAGGTGGACACCGGGACCACCGACCAGCGGCTGCTGGACTCGGCACAGGACTCCGACTGGCTGCACACCGACCCGTGGCGGGTCATGCGCATCCAGTCCGAGTTCGTCGAGGGCTTCGGCGCCCTGGCCGAACTCGGCCCGGCGGTCAGCGTGTTCGGCTCCGCGCGGACCGCCGTCGGCTCGGCGGAGTACGCGGCCGGGGTGAGCATCGGCCGGGCCCTGGTGGACGCCGGGTACGCGGTGATCACCGGCGGCGGCCCCGGGGCCATGGAGTCCGCCAACCGCGGCGCGCACGAGGCCGGCGGCATCTCGGTGGGTCTCGGCATCGAGCTGCCGTTCGAGCAGGGCCTGAACCAGTACGTGGACCTGGGGCTGAACTTCCGCTACTTCTTCGTCCGCAAGACCATGTTCGTCAAGTACAGCCAGGGCTTCATCGTGCTGCCGGGCGGCTTCGGCACCCTGGACGAGCTGTTCGAGGCGCTCACCCTGGTCCAGACGCACAAGGTGACCCGGTTCCCGGTGATCCTGTTCGGCGTGGACTACTGGTCCGGGCTGGTGGACTGGATCAGGAACACCCTGGTCGCCGACGGCAAGGCGTCCGCCAACGACCTGGAGCTGTTCCGGCTCACCGACTCGGTCGAGGAGGCCATGGACATCCTCGCCGAGGCGGCCCGGCGCAACGGCAAGCACCACCTCCAGCCCGCGCACAACCCCGAGTAG
- the folP gene encoding dihydropteroate synthase: MALVLGPRTFAADEPVIMAIVNRTPDSFFDRGATFADDAAFAAAERAVAEGAAILDIGGVKAGPGEEVDTEEELRRTVPFVAELRKRHPTTVISVDTWRHEVGEAVCEAGADLLNDAWGGVDPVLAEVAGRYRVGIVCTHAGGAEPRTRPHRVGYQDVMADILERTLALAERAVSLGVPRESVLIDPGHDFGKNTRHSLEATRRLPEMTGTGWPVLVSLSNKDFVGETLDRPVGERLLGTLATTAVSAWLGAQVYRVHQVAETRQVLDMVASIKGTRPPAVARRGLA, translated from the coding sequence ATGGCTCTCGTACTCGGACCGCGGACTTTCGCCGCGGACGAGCCGGTCATCATGGCCATCGTGAACCGCACCCCGGACTCCTTCTTCGACCGGGGGGCGACCTTCGCCGACGACGCCGCCTTCGCCGCGGCCGAGCGGGCCGTGGCCGAGGGCGCGGCCATCCTGGACATCGGCGGGGTCAAGGCCGGGCCGGGCGAGGAGGTCGACACCGAGGAGGAGCTGCGCCGGACGGTGCCGTTCGTCGCCGAGCTGCGCAAGCGCCACCCCACCACGGTGATCAGCGTGGACACCTGGCGGCACGAGGTCGGCGAGGCCGTCTGCGAGGCCGGCGCGGACCTGCTGAACGACGCCTGGGGCGGGGTGGACCCTGTGCTGGCGGAGGTCGCCGGGCGGTACCGGGTCGGCATCGTCTGCACCCACGCGGGCGGCGCGGAGCCGCGTACCCGGCCGCACCGGGTCGGCTACCAGGACGTGATGGCGGACATCCTGGAGCGGACGCTGGCGCTGGCCGAGCGGGCGGTGTCGCTGGGGGTGCCCCGGGAGTCGGTGCTGATCGACCCCGGCCACGACTTCGGCAAGAACACCCGGCACTCGCTGGAGGCCACCCGCAGGCTGCCGGAGATGACGGGGACCGGCTGGCCGGTCCTGGTGTCGCTGTCCAACAAGGACTTCGTCGGCGAGACCCTGGACCGGCCGGTGGGCGAGCGGCTGCTGGGCACGCTGGCCACCACCGCGGTGTCGGCGTGGCTGGGCGCGCAGGTCTACCGGGTGCACCAGGTCGCCGAGACCAGGCAGGTGCTGGACATGGTCGCGTCGATCAAGGGCACCCGGCCGCCGGCGGTGGCCCGGCGCGGACTGGCCTGA
- a CDS encoding DivIVA domain-containing protein, producing the protein MFWLILVVIVLVVGAAALVALGGGGSLPEAERDRLSARLPLDRPLNRADVDGLRFPMGLRGYRMDEVDDVLDRLGAELSHRDVRIAELETALAAALDAPQDERTAPASAPAAPSPSGPAAPPQEPQSGPEQA; encoded by the coding sequence GTGTTCTGGTTGATCCTCGTCGTGATCGTGCTCGTGGTGGGCGCCGCCGCGCTGGTCGCGCTGGGCGGCGGCGGCTCGCTGCCGGAGGCCGAGCGGGACCGGCTGTCCGCCCGGCTGCCGCTGGACCGCCCGCTGAACCGGGCCGACGTCGACGGGCTGCGCTTCCCGATGGGCCTGCGCGGCTACCGGATGGACGAGGTGGACGACGTGCTGGACCGGCTCGGCGCCGAGCTGTCCCACCGGGACGTGCGGATCGCCGAGCTGGAGACCGCCCTGGCGGCCGCGCTGGACGCCCCGCAGGACGAGCGCACGGCCCCCGCGAGCGCCCCCGCCGCGCCCTCGCCGTCCGGGCCCGCCGCGCCGCCGCAGGAGCCGCAGTCCGGCCCGGAGCAGGCGTGA
- a CDS encoding DNA-3-methyladenine glycosylase I gives MSAALAGPDGLLRCPWALSAEDYLAYHDDEWGRPVHGERALYERISLEAFQSGLSWITILRRREGFRRAFAGFDPAVVAGFGDADVERLLADEGIIRNRAKVAATIANARAVLELDGGLDELVWSFAPDRAAARRPRALADVPAVTPQSTALSKELKRRGLRFVGPTTAYALMQACGLVDDHLADCHVTV, from the coding sequence GTGAGCGCCGCACTGGCCGGTCCGGACGGGCTGCTGCGCTGCCCCTGGGCGCTGTCCGCCGAGGACTACCTGGCCTACCACGACGACGAGTGGGGCCGCCCGGTCCACGGCGAGCGGGCGCTGTACGAGCGGATCAGCCTGGAGGCGTTCCAGTCCGGGCTGTCCTGGATCACCATCCTGCGCCGCCGCGAGGGCTTCCGCCGGGCGTTCGCCGGCTTCGACCCGGCGGTGGTGGCCGGCTTCGGCGACGCCGACGTGGAGCGGCTGCTGGCGGACGAGGGCATCATCCGCAACCGGGCCAAGGTGGCGGCGACCATCGCCAACGCCCGGGCCGTGCTGGAGCTGGACGGCGGCCTGGACGAGCTGGTCTGGTCGTTCGCCCCGGACCGCGCCGCCGCCCGCCGCCCGCGCGCCCTGGCCGACGTCCCGGCGGTGACGCCGCAGTCCACGGCGCTGTCGAAGGAGCTGAAGCGCCGCGGACTGCGTTTCGTCGGCCCGACCACGGCCTATGCGCTGATGCAGGCGTGCGGCCTGGTCGACGACCACCTGGCCGACTGCCACGTCACGGTCTGA
- a CDS encoding enoyl-CoA hydratase-related protein yields MADSVLYELTDGLAVVTINRPEAMNALDTATKVGLRDAMATAKQDPEVRAVLLTGAGDRAFCVGQDLKEHLGKLVEAREGGEGALTTVRDHYNPLVTAIASMPKPVVAGINGVAAGAGAGLAWACDFRILADHGGFNTSFAGVALSADSGASWTLPRLVGQAKAAELLMFPQTVPAADALALGLAHRVVPSAELAATALAFARTLAEGPTVAYASIKESLAYGTSHSLVETLAKEDELQTRAGKSADHWIAVQAFLAKEKPRYTGA; encoded by the coding sequence ATGGCCGACAGCGTTCTGTACGAGCTGACCGACGGGCTCGCCGTGGTCACCATCAACCGGCCGGAGGCGATGAACGCGCTGGACACGGCGACCAAGGTGGGGCTGCGGGACGCCATGGCCACCGCCAAGCAGGACCCGGAGGTCCGGGCGGTGCTGCTGACCGGCGCCGGGGACCGGGCCTTCTGCGTCGGCCAGGACCTCAAGGAGCACCTGGGCAAGCTGGTGGAGGCCCGGGAGGGCGGCGAGGGCGCGCTGACCACCGTCCGCGACCACTACAACCCGCTGGTCACCGCCATCGCCTCGATGCCCAAGCCGGTCGTGGCGGGCATCAACGGCGTGGCCGCGGGCGCCGGCGCGGGCCTGGCCTGGGCCTGCGACTTCCGGATCCTGGCCGACCACGGCGGCTTCAACACCTCCTTCGCCGGGGTGGCCCTCAGCGCCGACTCCGGGGCCTCGTGGACGCTGCCCCGGCTGGTCGGCCAGGCCAAGGCCGCCGAGCTGCTGATGTTCCCGCAGACCGTCCCGGCCGCCGACGCGCTGGCGCTGGGCCTGGCCCACCGGGTGGTCCCGTCCGCCGAACTGGCCGCCACCGCGCTGGCCTTCGCCCGCACCCTGGCCGAGGGCCCGACCGTGGCCTACGCCTCCATCAAGGAGTCGCTGGCCTACGGCACCTCGCACTCGCTGGTGGAGACCCTGGCCAAGGAGGACGAGCTGCAGACCCGGGCCGGGAAGTCGGCCGACCACTGGATCGCGGTGCAGGCGTTCCTCGCCAAGGAGAAGCCCCGCTACACCGGGGCCTGA
- a CDS encoding DUF3117 domain-containing protein, translating to MAAMKPRTGDGPLEVTKEGRGIVMRVPLEGGGRLVVELTPDEADALGDALKKVFG from the coding sequence ATGGCGGCCATGAAGCCGCGGACGGGCGACGGCCCGCTCGAGGTGACCAAGGAGGGGCGGGGCATCGTCATGCGAGTACCGCTCGAAGGCGGCGGGCGGCTGGTGGTCGAACTGACCCCGGACGAGGCCGACGCGCTCGGCGATGCGCTGAAGAAGGTTTTCGGCTGA
- a CDS encoding O-methyltransferase encodes MAGYGQSDAGLADAYALEDDALHLARAQSDLAAVRPVSPGSGAALRLLAAALDAKAVVEIGTGAGVSGICLLRGMRADGVLTTVDIQPGLQRQAREAFTAAGFPSGRARCIPGPALDVLPRLADGQYDLVFCDGDPAEGPEYLAESLRLLRPGGMVCFEGALSALDADSYDDRAHAARALVSTVREHPGLLSVLLPVGDGLLCALRR; translated from the coding sequence ATCGCCGGCTACGGGCAGTCGGACGCGGGTCTCGCCGACGCCTATGCCCTGGAGGACGACGCACTGCACCTGGCCCGGGCCCAGTCGGATCTGGCCGCCGTACGGCCGGTCTCCCCCGGCAGCGGGGCGGCGCTGCGGCTGCTGGCCGCCGCCCTGGACGCCAAGGCCGTGGTCGAGATCGGCACCGGCGCGGGCGTGTCGGGGATCTGCCTGCTGCGCGGCATGCGCGCGGACGGGGTGCTGACCACCGTCGACATCCAACCCGGGCTGCAACGCCAGGCCCGGGAGGCGTTCACCGCGGCCGGATTCCCCTCCGGGCGCGCCCGCTGCATCCCCGGCCCGGCCCTGGACGTCCTGCCCCGGCTCGCGGACGGCCAGTACGACCTGGTGTTCTGCGACGGCGACCCGGCCGAGGGCCCGGAGTACCTCGCTGAATCGTTGCGCCTGCTGCGCCCGGGCGGGATGGTCTGCTTCGAGGGCGCGCTCAGCGCGCTGGACGCCGACTCCTACGACGACCGGGCGCACGCCGCGCGGGCACTGGTCAGCACGGTGCGGGAGCACCCGGGGCTGCTGAGCGTGCTGCTGCCGGTCGGCGACGGCCTGCTGTGCGCGCTGCGCCGGTGA
- the sigE gene encoding RNA polymerase sigma factor SigE produces the protein MSEPQPEQAQSTHTASFDEDGATPTWTPPSWEEIVQTHSARVYRLAYRLTGNQHDAEDLTQEVFVRVFRSLSTYTPGTFEGWLHRITTNLFLDMVRRKQRIRFDALAEDAAERLPSREPSPAQHFYDTHFDADVQQALDTLAPEFRAAVVLCDIEGLSYEEIAATLGVKLGTVRSRIHRGRAHLRASLQHRAPGAHEGRERRGASADAADDAQGTALATANGAAGPADELTERRRSS, from the coding sequence ATGAGTGAGCCACAGCCCGAGCAAGCGCAGAGTACGCACACCGCCTCCTTCGACGAGGACGGCGCTACCCCGACGTGGACTCCCCCCAGCTGGGAGGAGATCGTCCAGACGCACAGCGCGCGGGTCTACCGGCTTGCCTACAGACTCACGGGCAACCAGCACGACGCCGAGGATCTCACCCAGGAGGTCTTCGTCCGGGTGTTCCGCTCGCTGTCCACCTACACCCCCGGCACCTTCGAGGGCTGGCTGCACCGGATCACCACCAACCTGTTCCTGGACATGGTCCGCCGCAAGCAGCGGATCCGCTTCGACGCGCTCGCCGAGGACGCCGCCGAGCGGCTGCCCAGCCGCGAGCCCTCCCCGGCGCAGCACTTCTACGACACCCACTTCGACGCCGACGTGCAGCAGGCGCTGGACACCCTCGCGCCGGAGTTCCGCGCGGCGGTCGTGCTCTGCGACATCGAGGGCCTCTCCTACGAGGAGATCGCCGCGACCCTGGGCGTGAAGCTGGGCACCGTCCGCAGCCGCATCCACCGGGGCCGGGCCCACCTGCGGGCCTCGCTGCAGCACCGGGCGCCGGGCGCGCACGAGGGCCGGGAGCGCCGCGGCGCGTCCGCCGACGCCGCCGACGACGCCCAGGGCACCGCTCTGGCCACCGCCAACGGCGCCGCCGGGCCTGCCGACGAGCTGACGGAACGGAGGCGGTCCTCGTGA
- a CDS encoding anti-sigma factor, with the protein MTERPRRARQPEVVVELRVTRTAPGVPAADQHLGERMAAFVDGELDHDARERVLSHLATCAACLARAEEERRLKSRLQAAAAPGPSGPLLSRLMAISMESDEDRGAPPSGGGGGQIVRGVFGGNSLGSGGAVFGSGLFGRGALGAEHPVPGVDPRAERSMPFRGGPRPIAARMDAMDDPMRRPDRPAEPVRSATAGSLARGRRFAFAAAGAFSVAAVALGSAVTGVTASGTPVEEPYGNVAPVADSSTAGGGQFPDFGSRTNSRMVAAPLNAGSAADLANALDAQHGAASPTATPSPSSPTLPLVGGRTR; encoded by the coding sequence GTGACGGAGCGGCCTCGTCGCGCCCGCCAGCCCGAGGTCGTCGTGGAGCTGCGGGTCACCCGCACGGCTCCCGGCGTCCCCGCCGCCGATCAGCACCTCGGCGAGCGGATGGCCGCCTTCGTCGACGGCGAACTCGACCACGACGCCCGCGAGCGGGTGCTGTCGCACCTGGCGACCTGCGCCGCCTGCCTCGCCCGGGCCGAGGAGGAGCGCCGGCTCAAGAGCAGGCTGCAGGCGGCGGCGGCACCCGGCCCGAGCGGCCCGCTGCTCTCCCGGCTGATGGCGATCTCGATGGAGTCCGACGAGGACCGCGGGGCCCCGCCGAGCGGCGGCGGAGGCGGCCAGATCGTGCGCGGCGTGTTCGGCGGCAACTCGCTGGGCAGCGGCGGCGCGGTCTTCGGCAGCGGACTCTTCGGCCGGGGCGCGCTGGGCGCCGAGCACCCGGTGCCCGGGGTGGACCCGCGAGCCGAGCGGTCCATGCCCTTTCGCGGTGGGCCTCGGCCGATCGCGGCCCGGATGGACGCCATGGACGACCCGATGCGCAGACCGGACCGGCCGGCCGAGCCGGTCCGCAGTGCCACGGCCGGTTCGCTGGCCCGTGGCCGCCGCTTCGCCTTCGCCGCGGCCGGGGCGTTCTCGGTCGCCGCGGTGGCCCTGGGCAGCGCCGTCACCGGTGTGACCGCCTCCGGCACGCCGGTGGAGGAGCCCTACGGCAACGTCGCCCCGGTCGCCGACTCCAGCACCGCCGGCGGCGGGCAGTTCCCCGACTTCGGCAGCCGTACCAACAGCCGCATGGTGGCCGCGCCGCTGAACGCGGGCAGCGCCGCCGACCTGGCCAACGCCCTGGACGCCCAGCACGGCGCGGCGTCGCCGACGGCCACGCCCAGCCCCTCGTCACCCACCCTGCCGCTGGTCGGCGGCCGGACCCGCTGA
- a CDS encoding S1C family serine protease, whose translation MVVCAGLLGGGVGAVVQGQQQGGRITLQPVPGASRHLGPDSTADVVQAALPGVVYLHVSDGSDSVTGTGVVLDGKGHILTNNHVVAPLGRPGRITVVFTSGQQHAAAVVGRDPVADLAVIQVDGVTGLRPIALGSAAGLRVGDPVLAIGDPFGLRSTVTSGIVSSLDRPVTMAATGSGGPAYLDALQTDAAINPGNSGGPLLDSAGEVVGVNTAIRSADPDAADPYGADDEAGSDGIGFAIPIDQAMRVAEQLIDGVPVTRTALGVLLDTGYQGGGRVLRTTPGSAAAVAGLHPGDVVTAVDGTPVGSADDLVALVRGRAPDAPARLTVQRAGAELVVPVRLRAVRGTPADGVA comes from the coding sequence GTGGTGGTCTGCGCCGGGCTGCTGGGCGGCGGCGTGGGCGCGGTCGTCCAGGGGCAGCAGCAGGGCGGCCGGATCACCCTGCAGCCCGTCCCCGGGGCCAGTCGGCACCTCGGCCCGGACAGCACCGCCGACGTCGTCCAGGCCGCCCTGCCGGGCGTGGTCTACCTGCATGTCAGCGACGGCTCCGACAGCGTCACCGGCACCGGCGTGGTGCTCGACGGCAAGGGGCACATCCTCACCAACAACCACGTCGTCGCCCCGCTCGGGCGGCCCGGGCGGATCACCGTGGTCTTCACCAGCGGCCAGCAGCACGCGGCCGCCGTGGTCGGCCGCGACCCGGTGGCCGACCTGGCGGTGATCCAGGTGGACGGCGTCACCGGGCTGCGCCCGATCGCGCTGGGCTCGGCCGCCGGGCTGCGGGTCGGCGATCCGGTCCTGGCCATCGGCGACCCCTTCGGCCTGCGCTCGACCGTCACCTCGGGCATCGTCAGCTCGCTGGACCGGCCGGTGACCATGGCGGCCACCGGCTCCGGCGGCCCGGCCTACCTGGACGCGCTGCAGACCGACGCGGCGATCAACCCGGGCAACTCCGGCGGCCCGCTGCTGGACTCGGCCGGGGAGGTCGTCGGCGTCAACACCGCCATCCGCTCGGCCGATCCCGACGCGGCCGACCCGTACGGCGCCGACGACGAGGCCGGGAGCGACGGCATCGGCTTCGCCATCCCGATCGACCAGGCCATGCGGGTCGCCGAGCAGCTGATCGACGGCGTGCCCGTCACCCGGACGGCGCTGGGCGTGCTGCTGGACACCGGCTACCAGGGCGGCGGCCGGGTGCTGCGGACCACCCCGGGGAGCGCCGCGGCCGTCGCCGGGCTGCACCCCGGCGACGTGGTCACCGCCGTCGACGGGACGCCGGTGGGCAGCGCGGACGACCTGGTGGCGCTGGTACGCGGGCGCGCCCCGGACGCCCCGGCCCGGCTCACGGTGCAGCGGGCGGGCGCGGAGCTGGTCGTCCCGGTGCGGCTGCGGGCGGTGCGCGGGACGCCCGCCGACGGCGTGGCGTGA
- a CDS encoding sec-independent translocase: MFFDIGPIKLVALVILAVVIFGPDKLPKLVSEAMGFIRKIREFSESAKADIRKELGPEFKDFEFEDLNPKTFVRKQLAAHGDDFGLGELQELKNGFSKDAASATAAVRSAQRDPLGKVQLDKPAGAVAAPLAAGEATPYDLDAT; encoded by the coding sequence GTGTTCTTCGACATAGGCCCCATCAAGCTGGTGGCGCTGGTGATCCTGGCCGTGGTCATCTTCGGTCCGGACAAGCTCCCCAAGCTGGTCTCGGAGGCGATGGGGTTCATCCGCAAGATCCGCGAGTTCTCCGAGAGCGCCAAGGCGGACATCCGCAAGGAGCTGGGCCCGGAGTTCAAGGACTTCGAGTTCGAGGACCTGAACCCGAAGACCTTCGTGCGCAAGCAGCTCGCGGCCCACGGCGACGACTTCGGCCTCGGCGAGCTGCAGGAGCTGAAGAACGGCTTCTCCAAGGACGCGGCCAGTGCCACGGCCGCGGTCCGCTCCGCCCAGCGCGACCCGCTGGGCAAGGTTCAGCTGGACAAGCCGGCCGGCGCCGTCGCCGCGCCCCTGGCCGCGGGCGAGGCCACGCCGTACGACCTCGACGCGACCTGA
- a CDS encoding bifunctional 2-polyprenyl-6-hydroxyphenol methylase/3-demethylubiquinol 3-O-methyltransferase UbiG — MTSAPHNTAASTEGRSYTDRLVALERVGFKRLLPTQAPYRWNLRRLRLGRVLDVGCGLGRNLANCDPGSVGVDHNATSVATARSRGLNAFTSDEFPDSPEARPGSFDSLLCAHVLEHMDPQLGRDVLTSYLPYVRPGGSVVLITPQEAGYASDATHVHFIDFDGLREVAADAGIEVRRSYSFPFPRSAGKLFRYNEFVLVGALTEQP, encoded by the coding sequence ATGACTTCTGCTCCGCACAACACCGCCGCCTCGACCGAGGGCCGCAGCTACACCGACCGGCTGGTCGCCCTGGAACGGGTCGGCTTCAAGCGGCTGCTGCCGACCCAGGCGCCGTACCGCTGGAACCTCCGCCGACTGCGGCTCGGCCGCGTCCTGGACGTCGGCTGCGGCCTCGGCCGCAACCTCGCCAACTGCGATCCCGGCAGCGTCGGCGTGGACCACAACGCCACCTCGGTGGCGACCGCCCGCTCGCGCGGGCTGAACGCCTTCACCTCGGACGAGTTCCCCGACTCGCCCGAGGCCCGGCCCGGCTCCTTCGACAGCCTGCTCTGCGCCCACGTGCTGGAGCACATGGACCCGCAGCTGGGCCGGGACGTGCTGACCTCCTACCTGCCGTACGTGCGGCCCGGGGGCTCGGTGGTGCTGATCACCCCGCAGGAGGCGGGCTACGCCTCGGACGCGACGCATGTGCACTTCATCGACTTCGACGGGCTGCGCGAGGTCGCCGCCGACGCCGGGATCGAGGTGCGGCGCAGCTACTCGTTCCCGTTCCCGCGCAGCGCCGGGAAGCTGTTCCGCTACAACGAGTTCGTCCTGGTCGGGGCGCTCACCGAGCAGCCCTGA
- a CDS encoding Mrp/NBP35 family ATP-binding protein — MASDTQTTALEESVRTALGTVQDPEIHRPITELGMVKSVEIDAAGAARVAVYLTVSGCPMRETITSRVTEAVAAVPGITSVAVELDVMSTEQRQELAAMLRGGKAEKEIPFAQPGSLTRVYAVASGKGGVGKSSVTVNLAAALAADGLKVAVVDADIYGHSVPRMLGVDGRPTQVENMIMPPSAHGVKVISIGMFTPGNAPVVWRGPMLHRALQQFLGDVYWGDLDVLLLDLPPGTGDIAISVAQLVPNAEILIVTTPQQAAAEVAERAGTIALQTHQTIVGVIENMSGMPCPHCGEMVDVFGTGGGQTVSEALTKATGARVPVLGSIPIDVRLRQGGDEGKPVVLSDPESPAGAALRGIAGKLSNRQRGLSGLSLGITPRNKF, encoded by the coding sequence ATGGCTTCTGACACGCAGACGACGGCACTGGAGGAGTCCGTACGCACGGCCCTCGGGACCGTGCAGGACCCGGAGATCCACCGGCCGATCACCGAGCTGGGCATGGTCAAGTCGGTCGAGATCGACGCGGCGGGCGCGGCCCGGGTCGCCGTCTACCTCACCGTCTCCGGCTGCCCGATGCGGGAGACCATCACCAGCCGGGTCACCGAGGCGGTCGCGGCGGTGCCCGGCATCACCTCGGTCGCGGTCGAGCTGGACGTGATGAGCACCGAGCAGCGCCAGGAGCTGGCCGCCATGCTGCGCGGCGGCAAGGCCGAGAAGGAGATCCCGTTCGCCCAGCCGGGCTCGCTGACCCGGGTCTACGCGGTCGCCTCCGGCAAGGGCGGGGTCGGCAAGTCATCCGTAACGGTGAATCTCGCCGCGGCGCTGGCCGCCGACGGCCTGAAGGTCGCCGTGGTGGACGCCGACATCTACGGCCACAGCGTGCCGCGGATGCTGGGGGTGGACGGGCGTCCGACCCAGGTCGAGAACATGATCATGCCGCCGTCGGCGCACGGCGTGAAGGTGATCTCCATCGGCATGTTCACCCCCGGCAACGCCCCGGTGGTGTGGCGCGGGCCGATGCTGCACCGCGCCCTCCAGCAGTTCCTCGGCGACGTCTACTGGGGCGATCTGGACGTGCTGCTGCTGGACCTGCCCCCGGGCACCGGCGACATCGCCATCTCGGTGGCGCAGCTGGTCCCCAACGCCGAGATACTCATCGTCACCACCCCGCAGCAGGCCGCGGCCGAGGTCGCCGAGCGGGCCGGGACGATCGCGCTGCAGACGCACCAGACCATCGTCGGCGTCATCGAGAACATGTCCGGCATGCCCTGCCCGCACTGCGGCGAGATGGTGGACGTCTTCGGCACCGGCGGCGGGCAGACCGTCTCCGAGGCGCTGACCAAGGCCACCGGGGCCCGGGTGCCGGTGCTCGGCAGCATCCCGATCGACGTGCGGCTGCGCCAGGGCGGCGACGAGGGCAAGCCGGTGGTGCTCAGCGACCCGGAGTCGCCCGCGGGTGCGGCGCTGCGCGGCATCGCCGGCAAGCTGTCCAACCGCCAGCGCGGGCTCTCCGGGCTGTCGCTGGGCATCACCCCGCGGAACAAGTTCTAG
- a CDS encoding DUF1003 domain-containing protein yields MASDRRDREQRQREAVSPRAPEREERRRSRLDQPQRRRARMTLPNPDSEAFGQLSERIARFLGTGRFLVWMTVVVLIWVGWNVLVPPGLRFDSYPFIFLTLVLSLQASYAAPLILLAQNRQDDRDKVNMEQDRARGERNVADTEYLTREVAALRQGLGEVATRDFLRSELQSLIKELENRPHGEPQEERVGRL; encoded by the coding sequence ATGGCCAGTGACCGCCGCGACCGCGAGCAGCGGCAGCGCGAGGCCGTGTCCCCGCGCGCGCCCGAGCGGGAGGAGCGCCGCCGCAGCCGGCTGGACCAGCCCCAGCGCCGCCGCGCCCGGATGACGCTGCCCAACCCCGACTCGGAGGCGTTCGGCCAGCTGTCGGAGCGGATCGCCCGCTTCCTCGGCACCGGCCGGTTCCTGGTCTGGATGACCGTGGTGGTGCTGATCTGGGTGGGCTGGAACGTCCTGGTCCCGCCCGGTCTGCGGTTCGACTCCTACCCCTTCATCTTCCTGACCCTGGTGCTGTCGCTGCAGGCGTCCTACGCCGCCCCGCTGATCCTGCTGGCGCAGAACAGGCAGGACGACCGGGACAAGGTCAACATGGAGCAGGACCGGGCCCGGGGCGAGCGCAACGTCGCCGACACCGAGTACCTGACCCGCGAGGTCGCCGCGCTCCGGCAGGGCCTCGGCGAGGTCGCCACCCGCGACTTCCTGCGCTCGGAGCTGCAGAGCCTGATCAAGGAGCTGGAGAACCGCCCGCACGGCGAGCCCCAGGAGGAGCGCGTCGGCCGGCTCTGA